In one Vagococcus entomophilus genomic region, the following are encoded:
- a CDS encoding ABC transporter permease produces the protein MSFVKVTYSEFSKLINSHGWWIIFALVIVLQPLLGLLEANQLLSIGLDATPATHPDLLEAIPPLDYFGFDAALFGVLPIVLWGGISGASEYKNHNLRTTMLYSNKRKELFNAKLLTILISTILVSFISIFITVAITHVRLGSLGLNPFILSPIAWKFIGYTTLDWTLLTVLSFLIGLIFRNMIVPLIFLVPQIYNLGSYLAEKWSWGEYLPVAAGNHIVATPVKSYAHDPAKGILILLLWIFFSMLIAFYSFTRSDVGGKY, from the coding sequence ATGAGTTTTGTTAAAGTAACTTATTCCGAATTTTCTAAACTGATAAATAGTCATGGCTGGTGGATCATTTTTGCATTAGTAATCGTTCTTCAACCCTTACTTGGATTATTAGAAGCTAACCAATTACTTTCCATAGGATTAGATGCAACTCCAGCGACACACCCCGACTTACTAGAAGCTATACCTCCACTAGATTATTTTGGCTTTGATGCTGCTTTATTCGGAGTACTTCCAATTGTACTCTGGGGCGGAATTAGCGGCGCTAGTGAATATAAAAATCATAATTTGCGTACAACCATGTTATATAGCAATAAGCGTAAAGAACTTTTTAATGCCAAACTACTAACTATTTTGATTTCGACTATATTAGTTTCATTTATTTCAATATTTATAACCGTTGCGATTACACATGTTAGATTAGGTAGTTTAGGATTGAACCCATTCATTTTAAGTCCAATAGCTTGGAAGTTTATTGGCTATACGACATTAGATTGGACATTATTAACAGTTTTATCCTTTTTGATTGGCTTAATATTTAGAAATATGATTGTTCCATTGATATTTCTAGTTCCTCAAATCTACAATCTTGGAAGTTATCTAGCAGAGAAATGGTCCTGGGGGGAATATCTACCCGTAGCAGCAGGAAATCATATTGTTGCTACTCCGGTTAAATCTTATGCTCATGATCCAGCAAAAGGTATATTGATACTTCTTCTGTGGATATTTTTTTCTATGTTAATAGCATTCTATTCGTTTACTCGTAGCGACGTGGGAGGAAAATATTGA
- a CDS encoding ABC transporter ATP-binding protein, which produces MKNIVVSNVCKQHKKKNILENITFKAKEGRITAFLGPNGAGKSSTLRILLGLDRPLSGTATFGKKNYSNFTFPLQIVGSAFDGIGGTPSRKVKTHLKIIAKSNNIPNKRISEVLDIVDLSNKSHAQLGTLSLGEGQRLGIAIALLGDPQYLVLDEPTNGLDPMGIKWFRNFIRRQADQGKTVLLSSHYLSEIEAIADDVVIINKGQIVVTGELHEVMQSIETLEDVFFLLTEGGN; this is translated from the coding sequence TTGAAAAATATTGTCGTTTCGAATGTATGTAAACAACATAAAAAGAAAAATATACTAGAAAATATAACTTTTAAGGCTAAAGAAGGACGTATAACAGCTTTTCTTGGACCTAACGGAGCTGGAAAGAGCTCTACGCTTAGAATACTTCTCGGTTTAGACCGACCTTTATCAGGAACAGCAACTTTCGGTAAAAAAAATTATAGTAATTTCACCTTCCCATTGCAAATTGTTGGATCGGCATTTGATGGGATTGGCGGAACTCCATCAAGAAAAGTTAAAACACATCTGAAAATCATTGCAAAAAGTAACAATATCCCAAATAAACGTATTTCAGAAGTCTTAGATATTGTCGACCTATCAAATAAAAGTCATGCACAACTTGGAACCCTATCTTTAGGTGAAGGGCAAAGGTTAGGGATTGCTATTGCTCTGCTGGGAGATCCCCAATATCTAGTTCTTGACGAACCAACAAATGGCTTAGATCCCATGGGAATAAAATGGTTTAGAAATTTTATTCGCAGACAAGCTGATCAAGGAAAAACAGTATTACTCTCCTCACACTACCTTTCTGAAATCGAAGCTATTGCGGATGACGTTGTTATCATTAACAAAGGTCAGATTGTTGTTACTGGTGAACTTCATGAAGTGATGCAAAGCATTGAAACATTAGAAGATGTATTCTTTCTACTTACTGAGGGAGGAAATTAA
- a CDS encoding lasso peptide biosynthesis B2 protein, translating into MNIQLFPEQIDSVSFSARFLARLSLILSAPLNWMSPGRIEKILVKLIKNNPPASEKQVKTARNAVCIVSSRCRSQEGCLRRSLAVVLVLWLQRKSVSWCTGYAQEPFRAHAWIELNECPIGEPAEVQIYSKAICVPHHSTDILRKESYLKKIKQENIERKKKESEIINSENHTPSVNTRSLFALAKGHNWEFICVGILGLISAALTLAQPNLVANLIDQSNTGIKINSSLGILIIVLILSTILTAVQYYLLQIIGEGVVFKARKSLISHLLRLPIHEYDTRSVGDLLSRVSGDSSKLRMALIQVSIALSSGFLVVVGAAIGMILRDSLLFFMALSTVCVSFIGTIIMSKAIQKASFSAQKELGKLSGDIERDLHAIRTIRATNATDIEEEKSKLQAERLRNIGIRLAKIQAFMTPISNMTLQLSGLIVLGIGG; encoded by the coding sequence ATGAATATCCAACTTTTTCCAGAACAAATAGATTCGGTATCTTTTAGTGCGAGATTTTTGGCTCGTTTGAGTTTAATACTGTCTGCACCGCTTAATTGGATGTCCCCTGGGAGAATTGAAAAAATATTGGTGAAGCTAATAAAAAACAATCCTCCCGCATCAGAAAAACAGGTAAAAACTGCGCGAAACGCAGTGTGTATCGTAAGTAGTAGATGTAGAAGTCAAGAAGGATGTCTTAGACGATCACTTGCTGTTGTATTAGTACTGTGGCTACAACGTAAATCAGTAAGTTGGTGTACTGGGTATGCACAAGAGCCATTTAGAGCACATGCATGGATAGAGCTAAATGAATGCCCTATTGGAGAGCCCGCAGAAGTTCAAATATATTCTAAAGCGATATGTGTGCCACACCATTCAACTGATATCCTCAGAAAAGAATCGTATTTGAAAAAAATAAAACAAGAAAATATAGAACGTAAAAAAAAGGAGTCCGAAATTATTAATTCTGAGAACCATACACCCTCAGTAAATACCAGGTCCTTGTTTGCCTTAGCAAAAGGGCATAATTGGGAATTCATTTGCGTTGGAATATTAGGATTAATCAGTGCGGCTTTAACTCTCGCTCAACCTAACCTTGTTGCTAATTTAATTGATCAATCAAATACAGGAATTAAGATTAATTCAAGTTTAGGAATTCTCATTATAGTATTGATATTATCAACGATTTTAACAGCGGTTCAATATTATTTGCTACAAATAATTGGTGAAGGGGTCGTTTTTAAAGCGCGAAAAAGTTTAATTAGTCATTTATTAAGATTACCAATCCACGAGTACGATACAAGAAGTGTAGGTGATCTACTAAGCAGGGTTAGTGGTGACTCCTCTAAATTGAGAATGGCTTTAATACAAGTAAGTATTGCGTTAAGTAGTGGCTTTTTAGTTGTTGTTGGGGCAGCTATCGGGATGATTTTGAGAGATTCCTTGCTATTTTTTATGGCTCTTTCAACAGTTTGTGTATCTTTTATTGGAACCATTATTATGAGTAAAGCTATACAGAAAGCTAGTTTTTCTGCACAAAAAGAGTTAGGAAAATTAAGTGGCGATATCGAGCGTGATTTACATGCTATCAGAACAATTCGTGCAACAAACGCAACAGACATAGAGGAAGAAAAATCTAAACTGCAAGCAGAACGATTGCGTAATATTGGAATAAGATTAGCTAAAATACAAGCATTCATGACTCCTATTTCTAATATGACTCTGCAACTATCTGGTCTAATCGTACTGGGAATAGGTGGATAG
- a CDS encoding PqqD family protein has product MRKVKRELKIISQDDGAIVLDKSRGIYFQVNASGVSMLEGLSKGLTVDELALQLKTSFSLDKAQAETDVAEFMALLKEMKLA; this is encoded by the coding sequence ATGAGAAAAGTAAAAAGAGAGTTGAAAATTATTAGCCAAGATGATGGCGCAATCGTTTTGGATAAAAGTAGAGGAATTTATTTTCAAGTAAATGCTTCTGGAGTTTCTATGTTGGAAGGTTTGAGTAAAGGCTTGACGGTAGATGAGTTAGCACTACAATTGAAAACTTCATTCTCTCTAGATAAAGCGCAAGCGGAAACAGATGTTGCTGAGTTTATGGCTCTTCTGAAGGAGATGAAACTTGCATAA
- a CDS encoding asparagine synthase-related protein: MFLIILNKSNISISSKKSMFQKRITTDYTNILLVSNTEYSQHTRDQFEIYCISSEYSRIFCNKDQFNYTSTENILDYLQANISKGVFVFITKEGLFMGGSLFDVSLSWVDSNDELIISDSSANIALFLNLPISKSALALNLIHNLPYYPFQNIPLWENVNTIQPFYILKCTTNGILETIQTWTPPNLENKVESIYPKIRERLLELLSQNTVSYSEISADLSGGVDSATIIYILKALQANVKLYHANADSEWNSDSTWAKLISNDINAIFTSLPSLGSSGKNFEIDRDYSNSVLPDSPLFWADTEGYVESIENSALTPASATHFTGLGGDELFTPMPANAWSLVRQNKLRSIDLGLRYCLLNRIPISVGTVDLINNTSFTEAVKNEIDKGFGYAKQTRQSSTLNWCGPVTVPNWLTKTYRELSYSALINKLDNTPNSLDSDRSRHQMIESLLFQRHLITQINNIYGVNGMTWQAPFLDVDIINYSLAIPARYRQDHTVTKSILYNATKGLVSKNIFTRGFKGDYSTSLYKSYKEAVKKYSQKVHQFKLVELGIIDADILISELSMPSALHTRVEAFERLAAVERWLRVALKK; encoded by the coding sequence GTGTTTCTAATTATTTTAAACAAATCAAATATCTCAATATCCTCAAAAAAATCGATGTTTCAAAAACGTATTACTACAGACTATACTAATATACTGCTGGTATCCAATACCGAGTACTCTCAACATACACGTGATCAATTTGAAATTTACTGTATTTCTTCTGAATATTCAAGAATATTTTGTAATAAAGACCAATTTAACTACACTTCTACAGAAAACATATTAGATTATCTTCAAGCAAATATTTCTAAAGGCGTATTTGTTTTCATAACTAAAGAAGGGCTATTTATGGGAGGATCATTATTTGATGTTTCTCTTTCATGGGTGGACTCAAATGATGAACTAATCATTAGTGATTCATCAGCAAATATCGCATTATTTCTTAATTTACCAATTTCTAAATCGGCTCTTGCATTAAATCTAATTCATAATTTACCATACTACCCATTCCAAAATATTCCATTATGGGAAAATGTAAACACGATCCAACCATTCTATATTTTGAAATGTACAACAAATGGAATCTTAGAAACCATACAAACTTGGACACCTCCAAACTTAGAAAACAAAGTCGAATCTATTTATCCAAAAATACGAGAGCGCCTTCTAGAATTGCTTAGTCAAAATACAGTTAGTTACTCTGAGATATCCGCTGACCTTTCAGGTGGAGTTGATTCAGCAACAATTATTTATATCTTAAAAGCTCTTCAAGCTAATGTTAAACTTTATCACGCAAACGCTGATAGTGAATGGAATAGCGATTCTACATGGGCAAAATTAATCTCAAACGATATCAACGCCATATTTACTTCATTACCTTCTTTAGGTAGCTCGGGGAAAAATTTTGAAATTGATAGGGACTACTCAAACTCAGTGTTACCAGATTCTCCATTATTTTGGGCAGATACAGAAGGATATGTTGAATCTATAGAAAATTCAGCATTAACTCCCGCCAGTGCCACTCATTTTACCGGTCTTGGCGGGGATGAATTATTCACTCCTATGCCTGCCAACGCATGGTCTCTTGTACGCCAAAATAAATTACGCAGTATAGACTTAGGTTTACGATATTGTTTACTAAATCGGATTCCAATTTCAGTTGGGACAGTAGATCTAATAAATAATACTTCCTTTACAGAAGCTGTAAAAAACGAAATAGATAAAGGCTTTGGCTATGCTAAACAAACTCGTCAAAGTTCTACACTCAATTGGTGTGGTCCAGTCACAGTACCAAATTGGCTTACGAAGACTTACCGAGAATTAAGTTATAGCGCCCTAATAAATAAATTAGATAACACACCGAATTCTTTAGACTCCGATCGTTCTCGACACCAGATGATTGAGTCTCTACTCTTTCAAAGACATTTGATAACTCAGATTAACAACATATATGGTGTTAACGGTATGACTTGGCAAGCTCCTTTTTTAGATGTAGACATTATTAATTATTCTTTAGCTATACCAGCCCGTTATAGACAAGATCATACTGTAACAAAATCAATTTTATATAATGCCACTAAAGGACTTGTTTCAAAAAATATTTTTACACGTGGATTTAAAGGAGACTATTCCACCAGTTTGTATAAAAGCTACAAAGAAGCTGTAAAGAAGTACTCCCAGAAAGTGCACCAATTCAAATTAGTTGAATTGGGAATTATAGATGCAGATATACTAATTTCTGAATTATCAATGCCTTCTGCTCTACATACTAGAGTTGAAGCTTTTGAGAGATTAGCAGCTGTTGAACGCTGGCTTCGTGTAGCTTTAAAAAAATAG
- a CDS encoding putative RiPP precursor codes for MTKQNYSKPSIEKIAGFKESTRGLWTGKFRDVFGGRALFQVIIYY; via the coding sequence ATGACAAAGCAAAATTACAGTAAACCATCAATTGAAAAAATTGCAGGTTTTAAAGAATCTACTCGTGGTCTTTGGACAGGTAAATTTAGAGATGTATTTGGTGGACGCGCTCTTTTCCAAGTTATAATTTATTACTAA
- a CDS encoding sensor histidine kinase, protein MKEKFVYLLSSFVFLVIALFTIKQNDYLYGSQATIVVPIIVGLIIFCVVIIFISRDIKKIRYFAVLTFFTSISLVIGLFPYSFVHPVKSLIISFLPYFVYKFFITFNLISISSVSKKIDQILFIQSIIVSMLLLLNFEKFTWMVSTVIILDIFGCLFLYFKGKDRLTIRTKKEQVFLIRILVLSLFSLIISTSILSGLTLFLIPITVGIILIKRNEISLDKVSIIINLVTHFICIGLFFIINFYFLRLSILDISFISIFYCLILFILYLKNWYLSSIEIRRIQQRKKEFQKEKIDLVQTISKEKTLSSVGTLISKILLQHYEIDSYLMVWKDQYSPYILSSAGELSKLVLTNKMIAEFECDSNIFHYHNNKYRKFTFCENKQVLGWLLINKEEGSDLANMKHEEINELVCVVGKIIIENERLYDVRQEALKIESLSYDEYVNYEYLNMVQNFHKDFSFFIHDNVLQNILALKKLIESMSTEDVETKKLVLETFDTLNKTFRDKIFELYPSAIETAPLSQSIRILCDKFNKEHECILVHFYCPQETHLKKEEKFHIYRIMQELLTNALKHSQATKIFASLIQHEFYIEGIVKDDGIGFDYSKIKLREFEHEHFGILSINQEVHSLNGKMKVSSVNPHGTKFTITLPIVKEDISS, encoded by the coding sequence ATGAAAGAAAAATTTGTTTATTTGTTATCCTCATTTGTATTCTTAGTGATTGCTCTATTTACTATTAAGCAGAATGATTATTTGTATGGCTCACAAGCAACAATTGTTGTACCGATTATCGTTGGACTTATTATTTTTTGTGTTGTCATTATTTTCATTTCTAGAGATATTAAAAAGATTAGATACTTCGCTGTACTTACTTTTTTTACTTCCATTTCCTTAGTAATAGGATTATTTCCTTATTCTTTTGTGCATCCTGTCAAATCCCTGATAATTTCATTTTTACCTTACTTTGTCTATAAGTTTTTTATCACTTTTAACTTAATTTCGATCTCATCTGTTTCTAAAAAAATTGATCAAATTTTATTTATACAATCTATTATTGTATCCATGTTACTGCTTCTTAATTTTGAAAAATTCACATGGATGGTGAGTACAGTAATCATTTTGGATATTTTTGGTTGTTTATTTTTATATTTTAAAGGAAAAGATCGACTAACCATTCGAACAAAAAAAGAACAAGTTTTTCTAATTCGAATACTAGTTTTATCGCTATTTTCGTTAATTATTTCTACTTCAATTTTAAGTGGGTTGACTCTTTTTCTTATCCCAATCACAGTCGGAATTATTTTAATAAAGCGTAATGAAATTAGCTTAGATAAAGTTTCAATTATTATAAATTTAGTTACTCATTTTATCTGTATAGGACTCTTCTTTATTATTAATTTTTATTTTCTCCGATTATCTATATTAGATATCTCTTTTATTTCTATTTTTTATTGTTTGATTCTGTTCATCCTCTATTTGAAGAATTGGTATCTGAGTAGTATTGAGATAAGGCGGATTCAACAAAGGAAAAAAGAATTTCAAAAAGAAAAAATTGATCTTGTACAAACTATCAGTAAAGAAAAAACGCTGTCTTCCGTGGGTACTTTAATTAGTAAAATATTATTACAACATTACGAAATTGATAGCTATTTAATGGTTTGGAAAGATCAATACTCCCCCTATATTTTGTCTAGCGCAGGAGAACTTTCCAAATTGGTTTTAACGAATAAAATGATTGCTGAATTTGAATGCGACTCTAACATATTCCATTATCACAACAATAAATATAGAAAATTCACTTTTTGTGAGAACAAACAAGTTTTAGGCTGGTTACTCATAAATAAAGAAGAAGGTTCTGACTTAGCGAATATGAAACATGAAGAAATAAATGAGTTAGTTTGTGTTGTTGGGAAAATAATTATTGAAAATGAACGTTTATATGATGTGAGACAAGAAGCATTGAAAATAGAAAGTTTGTCTTATGATGAATACGTGAACTATGAGTATTTAAACATGGTACAAAATTTTCATAAAGACTTTTCATTTTTTATCCACGACAATGTTTTGCAAAATATTTTGGCTTTAAAAAAATTAATCGAATCGATGTCTACTGAAGATGTAGAAACAAAAAAATTAGTATTAGAAACTTTTGATACCTTAAATAAAACCTTTAGGGATAAAATATTTGAACTATATCCTTCTGCGATTGAAACTGCTCCTTTATCACAAAGTATTCGAATTCTTTGTGATAAATTTAATAAGGAACATGAATGTATACTTGTTCATTTTTATTGTCCACAAGAAACGCATTTAAAAAAAGAAGAGAAGTTTCATATTTATCGAATTATGCAAGAATTACTAACTAATGCTTTAAAACACTCTCAAGCAACAAAAATTTTTGCTTCACTTATTCAACATGAATTTTACATTGAGGGTATTGTAAAAGATGATGGTATAGGATTTGATTATAGCAAAATAAAGCTTAGAGAATTTGAACATGAGCATTTTGGTATTTTATCAATCAATCAAGAAGTTCATTCATTAAACGGAAAAATGAAGGTGTCATCTGTAAACCCGCATGGGACAAAATTTACAATAACTTTACCGATTGTAAAGGAGGATATAAGTTCATGA
- a CDS encoding response regulator, translated as MKVYLLDDHALFSKSLEIAFRPMDISIISFTEPEIFLGKLKNNQPDLVLLDIHIGKLSGFDISKKILKNFPNQKVVFLSGFDLIEYKNEAIKSGAWGLLNKNVTIEELYDDLKKIHHGNNLLPKCQSTLYVLSEREKEILKCAAEGLRQQEIAERLYISRRTVNNHLVSINNKLGVNSTVCAIIQAIELGIIRVKGY; from the coding sequence ATGAAAGTATATTTACTAGATGATCATGCACTTTTTTCTAAGAGTCTGGAAATTGCATTTCGACCAATGGATATCTCAATTATTAGCTTTACTGAGCCAGAAATATTTTTAGGTAAACTAAAAAATAATCAACCAGATTTAGTGTTATTGGATATCCATATTGGAAAATTAAGTGGATTTGATATATCTAAAAAGATTCTTAAGAATTTTCCGAATCAAAAAGTGGTTTTTTTATCGGGCTTTGATTTAATTGAGTATAAGAATGAAGCAATAAAGTCAGGAGCATGGGGACTATTAAATAAAAATGTAACAATTGAAGAACTATATGATGATTTAAAAAAAATACATCATGGAAATAATCTTCTACCCAAGTGCCAAAGTACATTATATGTTCTGAGTGAACGAGAAAAAGAGATACTAAAATGTGCGGCAGAAGGTCTTAGGCAACAGGAAATAGCAGAGCGTCTTTATATTAGTAGAAGAACAGTAAACAATCATCTTGTTTCCATAAATAATAAATTAGGGGTGAATTCAACTGTTTGTGCAATTATTCAAGCTATTGAATTGGGAATTATTAGAGTAAAAGGATATTGA
- a CDS encoding ABC transporter ATP-binding protein has product MFICIIAAGTQVGLAFVYQAISKSVLEGNLQRFIRLCFFVLLYLLFDALMDYLPRLTRARLVQSVTMDLRNKLVENVESTSIKDMNQIESTFFIARLINELEVVEKGYLNPLARIFLSVFVFVFSLISALTLQNSFTLIVVVLSIFPLAALFLAKRILSGKKSNMLDKQKRFLEKYEELVYKFLTLRIFNSFPFINRRLFSLNDRLRDSKVDYASAQGKTYGVSYALGNIVYTGTWIVGGIYVITSSLTFPELIAMTQLMSMIAGPIQYFTDSFPELVSRKNC; this is encoded by the coding sequence TTGTTTATTTGCATCATTGCAGCGGGAACGCAAGTGGGCTTAGCTTTCGTCTATCAGGCTATTTCTAAAAGTGTACTTGAAGGGAATTTGCAAAGGTTTATTCGTCTTTGTTTTTTTGTACTACTATATCTTTTATTCGATGCGCTTATGGACTATTTACCAAGGCTTACAAGAGCTCGATTGGTTCAATCGGTTACGATGGATTTGAGAAATAAGCTTGTAGAAAACGTTGAAAGTACATCAATAAAGGATATGAATCAAATAGAGAGTACATTCTTTATAGCAAGGCTTATTAATGAGTTGGAAGTTGTTGAGAAAGGGTATTTGAATCCTTTAGCCAGAATATTTTTAAGTGTCTTTGTGTTCGTTTTTTCTCTGATTTCTGCATTAACCTTACAGAACTCTTTTACACTAATTGTGGTTGTATTGTCCATTTTTCCACTAGCAGCACTTTTTTTAGCAAAGAGAATTTTATCTGGAAAGAAAAGTAACATGCTAGATAAGCAAAAGCGATTTTTAGAAAAGTATGAGGAATTGGTATATAAATTTTTAACGCTTAGGATATTTAATAGTTTTCCGTTTATCAATAGACGATTATTTTCGTTAAACGATAGGCTAAGGGATTCTAAAGTAGACTACGCTTCAGCTCAAGGTAAAACGTATGGAGTATCTTACGCTTTAGGAAATATCGTGTATACCGGAACATGGATAGTAGGTGGGATTTATGTTATTACCAGCTCGTTAACCTTTCCAGAATTAATAGCAATGACTCAATTAATGAGTATGATTGCTGGTCCAATTCAATATTTTACTGACTCATTTCCAGAATTAGTTTCTAGAAAAAATTGCTGA
- a CDS encoding LytR/AlgR family response regulator transcription factor has product MYKIALCDDEALQSSELEKMIAEYLVNQQIEFEIDIYERGESLLKAIEKQLLSYQIIFLDIEMAGINGIETAKEIRKQDQHVLLNYITSYDKYSMESFEVSPFRYLLKPIEKKTIEALLDLAVEKIELSKRYLFVKSNRVQHQICYDQVVTISSEKGRQIRIELSNEVEDILFYGKIKEMEKTLNDLFFVKINCGTIVNMNCITMVEDSLIYLNNGKQVTVSRGKRKFFSQRYNHFVERSIGV; this is encoded by the coding sequence ATGTACAAAATTGCATTATGTGATGATGAAGCGTTACAAAGTTCAGAGTTAGAGAAGATGATTGCAGAATACTTGGTTAATCAACAGATTGAATTTGAAATTGATATATATGAACGAGGGGAATCGTTGTTGAAAGCGATTGAGAAACAGTTGCTTAGCTATCAAATTATTTTTCTTGATATCGAAATGGCGGGAATAAATGGTATAGAAACAGCTAAAGAAATCAGAAAACAAGATCAACATGTGTTGCTAAATTACATTACAAGCTACGATAAATACAGTATGGAAAGCTTCGAAGTGTCCCCCTTTAGATATTTGTTAAAACCAATCGAGAAAAAAACAATTGAAGCATTGTTAGATTTGGCTGTTGAAAAAATTGAATTGAGCAAGCGCTATTTATTCGTTAAAAGCAATAGAGTTCAGCATCAAATTTGTTACGATCAAGTTGTAACGATTTCGTCAGAAAAAGGTAGACAAATTAGAATTGAATTATCCAACGAAGTGGAAGACATTTTATTTTATGGGAAAATAAAGGAAATGGAAAAGACTCTGAATGATTTATTTTTTGTTAAAATTAATTGTGGGACAATTGTCAATATGAACTGCATAACAATGGTAGAGGATAGTCTAATTTATTTAAATAATGGAAAGCAAGTAACGGTCAGTAGAGGAAAAAGAAAGTTTTTTTCACAGAGATATAATCATTTTGTTGAAAGATCAATTGGAGTATGA